The Mycolicibacterium arabiense genome has a window encoding:
- the mycP gene encoding type VII secretion-associated serine protease mycosin produces the protein MTGTPLGARMRAGAGLAGTVALLAATSVGASWAITPPVVPPGPPPADPAPAPDQPMRQTRACTLTGVTPGSDLRELPPALALLDMPAAWQESTGAGVVVAVIDTGVAPSPRLPHLVAGGDYVMGQYGDGLADCDGHGTLVASLIGSAPSGARLPVRPAGAQVAPPPPAAPAPQPIPPPPPPPTITVTKTTTEPPPPPPPGPPPAWGPGPQVPQAPQLPLPQVPPPTGGPDGLIGIAPDAVILGIRQSSQNYGLKDPRLDQDQEQARRTGDINTLARAIVHAANLGARVINISLVSCIPVTKPADQAVLGAALRYAAVDRDVVIVAAAGNAGTQGCTQNPPPATGASGWDDVVTIASPAWFDDYVVAVSATDNFGAPLMSQAASLHGPWVDLAAPGSDVVGLSTSGNVINASIDEDKFKPLIGSSFSAAYVSGVAALVRAKFPQMPATEVIHRLTATAHAPAGGRDNVIGYGVVDPLAALTWDVPPPPAKAPVPTEAPLHVPPPPPPPDPRPARMLAAQIGAGMVVVGAVLWGTTVWRRKHQR, from the coding sequence ATGACCGGCACGCCCCTTGGTGCACGGATGCGGGCCGGTGCCGGTCTGGCGGGCACTGTCGCCCTGCTCGCCGCCACCAGCGTGGGGGCGAGCTGGGCGATCACACCACCGGTGGTCCCACCCGGCCCACCGCCAGCCGACCCCGCACCCGCCCCCGATCAGCCGATGAGACAGACCCGAGCCTGCACGCTGACCGGCGTCACCCCGGGCAGCGATCTGCGTGAGCTTCCCCCGGCGCTGGCGCTGCTGGACATGCCCGCGGCGTGGCAGGAGTCGACCGGAGCGGGGGTCGTCGTCGCCGTGATCGACACCGGGGTCGCACCGTCCCCGCGCTTGCCCCACCTCGTGGCAGGCGGCGATTACGTGATGGGTCAGTACGGCGACGGGCTGGCTGACTGCGACGGTCACGGCACCCTCGTCGCGTCGTTGATCGGCAGCGCACCCTCAGGGGCGCGGCTGCCGGTCCGCCCGGCAGGCGCTCAAGTCGCACCGCCGCCGCCGGCCGCGCCTGCGCCGCAACCGATCCCGCCGCCGCCTCCACCTCCCACGATCACCGTCACCAAGACAACCACCGAGCCGCCGCCACCGCCGCCGCCCGGGCCGCCGCCGGCGTGGGGGCCCGGGCCGCAGGTCCCGCAGGCACCGCAACTCCCGCTGCCACAGGTGCCGCCTCCCACCGGTGGCCCGGATGGTTTGATCGGGATCGCACCGGATGCGGTGATTTTGGGGATCCGCCAGAGTTCGCAGAATTACGGGTTAAAGGACCCTCGGCTCGATCAGGACCAGGAGCAGGCGCGCAGGACCGGTGACATCAACACGCTGGCACGGGCGATCGTGCATGCCGCCAACCTCGGCGCGCGGGTCATCAACATTTCGCTGGTGTCGTGCATTCCGGTGACCAAACCAGCCGATCAGGCGGTGCTGGGCGCTGCGCTGCGCTACGCCGCCGTTGATCGCGACGTGGTGATCGTTGCCGCAGCTGGCAATGCTGGCACCCAGGGCTGCACGCAGAACCCGCCACCGGCGACCGGAGCGTCGGGATGGGACGACGTGGTCACCATTGCCTCGCCAGCCTGGTTCGACGACTACGTGGTCGCCGTCTCGGCCACCGACAACTTCGGTGCCCCCTTGATGAGTCAGGCCGCGTCGCTGCATGGGCCGTGGGTGGATCTGGCCGCACCCGGATCCGACGTCGTGGGTCTGTCGACCTCGGGCAACGTCATCAACGCCTCGATCGACGAGGACAAGTTCAAGCCCCTCATCGGATCGTCCTTCTCAGCCGCCTACGTCTCTGGTGTCGCAGCCCTGGTGCGCGCGAAGTTTCCGCAGATGCCCGCCACCGAGGTCATCCACCGGCTCACCGCCACCGCACACGCTCCCGCCGGCGGACGGGACAACGTGATCGGTTACGGCGTGGTCGACCCGCTCGCGGCGCTGACGTGGGACGTTCCACCCCCACCGGCCAAGGCGCCGGTGCCCACCGAGGCGCCCTTGCACGTACCGCCACCGCCACCGCCACCGGATCCCCGGCCTGCTCGCATGCTGGCCGCTCAAATCGGGGCCGGGATGGTCGTGGTTGGCGCGGTGTTGTGGGGGACGACTGTCTGGCGAAGGAAGCATCAGCGATGA